One genomic region from Bacteroidota bacterium encodes:
- a CDS encoding phosphatidylserine decarboxylase family protein: MRFHREGTFTIIMTIIFCIVVNAGIFLIYPSFGIVNAAALLCTLVLLYIILQFFRNPVRTIKKDPRHIIAPADGKVVVIEEVDEKEYFNDSRIQLSIFMSPFNVHVNRNPIGGKFEYVKYHPGLYLVAWHPKSSTENERTTIVIKNEEGQEVLFRQIAGAMAKRIVYYAVKGETAEQGAQMGFIKFGSRVDVLLPVNAKINVKLNETVRGGETVIATF, from the coding sequence ATGAGATTTCACCGCGAAGGCACATTCACTATTATCATGACGATTATTTTCTGCATCGTTGTGAACGCAGGAATTTTTCTGATCTATCCTTCTTTCGGAATCGTGAATGCAGCCGCACTTCTGTGCACACTTGTCCTGCTTTACATCATTCTCCAGTTTTTCCGTAACCCGGTGCGTACGATAAAAAAAGATCCACGTCATATCATTGCTCCTGCAGATGGAAAAGTAGTGGTGATAGAAGAAGTGGATGAAAAAGAATATTTCAACGACAGCAGAATTCAGCTTTCCATTTTCATGTCACCTTTCAATGTTCATGTTAACCGGAATCCGATCGGCGGAAAATTCGAATATGTAAAATATCATCCCGGCCTTTATCTTGTAGCATGGCATCCGAAATCTTCCACGGAAAATGAACGCACAACTATTGTCATTAAAAATGAAGAAGGACAGGAAGTTCTTTTCCGGCAGATAGCAGGTGCAATGGCAAAACGAATTGTTTATTATGCGGTGAAAGGTGAAACTGCAGAGCAGGGAGCGCAAATGGGTTTCATTAAATTCGGATCACGCGTAGATGTACTCTTGCCGGTAAATGCAAAGATCAATGTGAAACTGAATGAGACTGTGCGCGGAGGAGAAACAGTGATCGCAACATTCTGA
- a CDS encoding noncanonical pyrimidine nucleotidase, YjjG family: protein MKYRHIFFDLDRTLWDMEKNARETLAELFFRYELDQKGIQSANEFIFHYNRYNDLLWDRYRRKIIDKSTLRALRFKQTFAHFGIHDRNLSAIFDTEYITEAPKKRNLVPGAKELLDALRDDFSLHIITNGFHETQLHKINHSGLEEYFNHVITSEGCGHTKPDKKIFFHALQMTGAKKEEAIMIGDDLAVDIVGAREAGWDQVFFNPSRGKHSEEVTYEIALLEEMNGILAK, encoded by the coding sequence ATGAAGTACCGTCACATTTTTTTCGATCTCGACCGCACGCTGTGGGATATGGAAAAAAATGCACGCGAAACCCTGGCAGAATTATTTTTCAGGTATGAGCTTGATCAGAAAGGAATACAATCGGCGAATGAATTTATTTTTCATTACAACCGGTACAATGATTTGTTGTGGGATCGTTACCGGAGAAAGATCATTGACAAATCGACGTTGCGCGCACTTCGTTTTAAACAAACCTTCGCACACTTCGGAATTCATGACAGGAATCTTTCTGCAATTTTTGATACGGAATATATTACGGAAGCTCCGAAAAAAAGAAATCTTGTTCCCGGCGCAAAAGAATTGCTTGATGCATTGCGCGATGATTTTTCACTTCACATCATCACGAATGGATTTCACGAAACACAATTGCACAAAATAAATCATTCGGGGCTCGAAGAATATTTCAACCATGTGATCACGTCGGAAGGTTGCGGGCACACAAAGCCCGATAAAAAAATATTTTTTCACGCACTTCAAATGACCGGCGCAAAAAAAGAAGAGGCCATTATGATCGGTGATGACCTCGCTGTGGATATTGTCGGTGCGCGCGAAGCAGGTTGGGACCAGGTATTTTTTAATCCTTCCCGCGGAAAACACAGTGAAGAAGTAACGTATGAGATCGCATTGCTCGAAGAGATGAACGGAATTCTTGCAAAATAA